The genome window TTCTGCTGGGCCGGAGGCTCAAAACTGTCGATTCCTGAAATCAAAGGATCTGTTTCTCAACTGCGTGACGGAAGGATCACAGTTCAGCCCGACCTGTCACTGCCAAATTATCCGAACGTGTTTGCCGCCGGCGACAGCGCCGCAATCATGCAACATGGGCAGCCCCTCCGAAAAGCAATCAACTTTGCATGGTACAGCGGCGCCCGAGCCGGAAAAAACATCGCATCCTGCCTAAAGAAACGTCCAACAAAACCGTTTAAACCAATCGATCTCGGATGGGTTATCCCGCTTCACACCCAAAGCACCGGAAAGCTGTTTTCCCTCCTTCCCGTCCATGGACGCCCAGGCCTGAGATTGCATTACTTCATGTGCGGACTGCGCAACTTCAACATCGTCAACTTCATTGGATTCACCAAAATCAGCCTGAAGCTGTTTAAAAAGGAGAGATCAACATGAACATAAAAAGCATTCTGTTCGGAACATCGCTCGATTCCAACCCGGGAACTGTAATTCTACGGGTTCTCATTGGCGCAGCACTGATGACTCACGGTTTCCCTAAAATGTTTGGAGGATTATCCGGTTTCACCGAATTTGTTGCCAGCCTTGGTGTGCCGGCTCCGCAGGTGATGGCATTTCTGGCAGCATTTGCGGAAAGCTTTGGCTCCCTGCTGCTTCTAATCGGATTGATGACCCGTCCCGCAGCATTCCTGATCGCCTGCACAATGGCCGTCGCAGCAATCGGCGCCCACGGCGCCGACGGATTCGCGAAACAGGAACTGGCTTGGCTTTATTTTGTCCCGGCCCTTTTCTTTCTGTTAAAGGGTGCAGGAAAATGGTCGCTGGACGCCCTGATCTCCCGCAAATGAATACCTCAAACTCATTCTCAATCTGGTGGAGATCTCTGAGGGCATACTCCCTGCCCATGACCATGCTGCCGATTCTCTGCGCCTTCCTGTACGCACGGGCCCTGGGATACACAGTTCTATGGGGCCTGTTCCCAGTCATGCTGCTCTGCGGAGTCCTGCTGCATGCCGGCACAAACCTTCTGAATGACCACTATGATTATACCCTTGGCTTCGACACCGACGAAGCCAGCGGAGCAAGCGGACTGCTTCAGGAAAAACTCGTTCCGGAAAATTATATGCTGTTTTACGGTCGACTCTACCTGGTATTGGGTTGTCTCTTCGGGCTGCCCCTCATTCGCCTGCGCGGGCTTCCCATGCTCCTTCTAGGCATTCTTGCGATATGCGGAGCCTACTTCTACTCTCACCCGAAGGGATACAAATACAAAGGAATCGGCGAACCAGCTGTCTTCCTGCTGATGGGGCCCCTGCTCTTTACCGCATCCATCTACGCCGCATGCGGAACCTGTCCGCAATATTCTTTTATTCCGGCCTGCGCATTCGGATGCCTGGTCACCGCCGTATTGCTCATCAACAACATG of Tichowtungia aerotolerans contains these proteins:
- a CDS encoding DoxX family protein, with amino-acid sequence MNIKSILFGTSLDSNPGTVILRVLIGAALMTHGFPKMFGGLSGFTEFVASLGVPAPQVMAFLAAFAESFGSLLLLIGLMTRPAAFLIACTMAVAAIGAHGADGFAKQELAWLYFVPALFFLLKGAGKWSLDALISRK
- the menA gene encoding 1,4-dihydroxy-2-naphthoate octaprenyltransferase gives rise to the protein MNTSNSFSIWWRSLRAYSLPMTMLPILCAFLYARALGYTVLWGLFPVMLLCGVLLHAGTNLLNDHYDYTLGFDTDEASGASGLLQEKLVPENYMLFYGRLYLVLGCLFGLPLIRLRGLPMLLLGILAICGAYFYSHPKGYKYKGIGEPAVFLLMGPLLFTASIYAACGTCPQYSFIPACAFGCLVTAVLLINNMRDEQMDRNAGFITMPMRLGPSGSRNLYSLLLAGAEIIPLLLLFTGLLQWPVLLPLLSLPPAIRLGRMVQTARRPSIDLKTGPQQTAQVYMIYGSLMAVGLALCR